A DNA window from Ignavibacteriales bacterium contains the following coding sequences:
- a CDS encoding outer membrane beta-barrel protein, with product MKYFAIIGVMILLIPVFVSAQVYVRGGIGYGLSLGSGQLGTSTNSITAVHQYEGVYGSFGKGFNFVAALGATINQNFKGELGISYTTGGSIEEKDVNSSGSLTTTYSGSMFSFMPGIIVSSSISGVEPYARINAIIAFPSLKVEESGYDNDKSEFTGNIAVGFGGGIGIQLPLQNRFSVYGELAFSNISWGPSEEKYTNMPSGNTVTIQFKDSWNENEQNTSTTPRIPFGHVGINIGLLINL from the coding sequence ATGAAATACTTTGCTATTATAGGAGTTATGATCCTTCTTATTCCGGTTTTCGTTTCCGCCCAGGTATACGTTCGAGGTGGAATAGGATATGGATTAAGTCTAGGATCGGGACAACTCGGTACATCAACAAACTCAATAACTGCCGTTCATCAATATGAAGGAGTTTATGGATCGTTCGGGAAAGGATTTAATTTTGTAGCCGCTTTAGGGGCAACGATCAATCAAAATTTTAAAGGAGAGCTTGGCATCTCTTATACAACAGGCGGCTCTATTGAAGAGAAGGATGTTAATTCGTCGGGATCATTAACCACCACTTATAGCGGATCAATGTTTTCTTTCATGCCGGGAATTATTGTTTCATCTTCTATCTCCGGTGTCGAACCGTATGCCCGTATCAACGCCATCATCGCATTTCCATCATTGAAAGTTGAAGAATCCGGGTACGATAATGATAAATCTGAATTTACCGGCAATATCGCAGTCGGATTTGGCGGTGGAATCGGAATACAGTTACCGTTACAGAATCGGTTTAGTGTTTACGGAGAACTTGCATTTTCAAACATTTCGTGGGGTCCGTCGGAAGAAAAGTATACAAACATGCCGAGCGGAAATACAGTAACCATACAATTTAAAGACAGTTGGAACGAAAATGAACAGAACACATCAACAACTCCGCGCATTCCTTTCGGACATGTTGGAATAAATATTGGCCTGCTTATTAATCTTTAA
- a CDS encoding DUF4139 domain-containing protein: MKKILFLSLLICVALSNVYVHAQLKQSTATERTSVDLTIYNQNLSLIREERKITIPADISRVIIPDIPATIDGTSLHFSSLTNPTAVRVLEQNYQYDLVNQAKLMEKYIGKDVEFVRLNEETKKEYTVKAKLISSSFSGGLVAEINGKIEINPAGRLVLPSLPEGLILKPQLEWLVENEKAGEHKTEISYLAGQLSWNANYVAILNKDDNKLDLTGWVTLTNNSGTSFKNAGLKLVAGDVNIVRQEFDRVRPMMDFAAKAAEPQFKQTDLFEFKLYSLQRRTDVNDNETKQIELISGKNVPAKKVFIYDGLSDQWRYWYNNYSYRDQGSFGQQSNQKVGVFVTFKNEEKSGLGIALPKGKIRVYKKDDDGKEQFIGEDMIDHTPKDEELRLYLGNAFDIVGERAQKDFRTISKRVVEETIEIKVRNHKTEPVEVMVYEHPWRWSQWEITKNSSNFEKMDQSTIKFPVKIGKDEEKVITYTIRYSW, from the coding sequence ATGAAAAAAATATTATTCTTATCTCTGCTAATCTGCGTTGCGTTGAGCAACGTGTACGTGCATGCCCAGTTGAAGCAATCAACCGCAACTGAACGCACATCTGTTGATCTCACTATTTACAATCAAAATCTTTCGCTTATCCGAGAAGAAAGAAAAATAACTATCCCCGCAGATATTAGCCGTGTAATCATTCCCGACATTCCTGCAACAATTGATGGAACATCGCTTCACTTTTCAAGTCTTACAAATCCAACGGCTGTAAGAGTTCTTGAGCAAAACTATCAGTACGATCTTGTCAATCAGGCGAAGCTGATGGAAAAATATATCGGCAAAGATGTAGAGTTCGTCCGCTTGAACGAAGAAACAAAAAAAGAATACACGGTGAAAGCTAAATTAATTTCATCGAGTTTCAGCGGCGGCTTAGTTGCGGAAATAAACGGCAAGATTGAAATCAATCCTGCGGGCCGGCTGGTTTTGCCATCGTTACCCGAAGGATTAATTCTGAAACCACAGCTCGAATGGCTTGTTGAGAATGAAAAAGCAGGTGAACATAAAACCGAAATAAGTTATCTTGCAGGACAACTATCCTGGAATGCAAATTATGTCGCGATCTTAAATAAAGATGACAATAAATTGGATCTGACCGGCTGGGTAACGCTTACGAATAATTCAGGGACATCTTTTAAAAATGCCGGACTTAAACTTGTTGCCGGTGATGTAAATATTGTGCGTCAGGAATTTGATAGAGTGCGACCCATGATGGATTTCGCGGCAAAAGCGGCAGAACCACAATTCAAACAAACCGATTTATTCGAGTTCAAACTTTACTCATTACAGCGCCGCACTGATGTCAATGACAACGAAACCAAACAAATTGAATTGATTTCAGGGAAAAATGTTCCCGCTAAAAAGGTTTTTATATATGATGGGCTTTCAGATCAGTGGCGCTATTGGTACAACAATTATTCATACAGAGACCAGGGAAGTTTTGGACAGCAATCGAATCAGAAGGTCGGAGTTTTTGTTACTTTCAAGAACGAAGAGAAATCGGGTCTCGGCATCGCATTGCCAAAAGGGAAAATCCGTGTTTATAAAAAAGATGATGACGGCAAAGAACAATTTATCGGCGAGGATATGATCGATCATACGCCGAAAGATGAAGAGCTTCGCCTATACCTCGGAAATGCTTTCGATATAGTTGGCGAGCGGGCACAGAAAGATTTTAGAACCATCAGTAAAAGAGTTGTAGAAGAAACTATCGAGATAAAAGTCCGCAACCACAAAACAGAACCCGTTGAAGTTATGGTATACGAACACCCGTGGCGGTGGAGTCAGTGGGAAATCACTAAAAACTCTTCGAATTTTGAAAAGATGGATCAGTCAACAATCAAATTTCCCGTTAAGATTGGTAAGGATGAAGAGAAAGTTATAACTTACACGATAAGGTATTCGTGGTAA
- a CDS encoding electron transfer flavoprotein subunit beta/FixA family protein — MKCIVCVNHVPDTEAKIKVGADGKYIDKTGINHILNPYDEFATEAILQLKEKNGGETIAITLGGDSHKETLRKALAMGVDKAVLLKDDSVRDSLSVAKALAEELKKHSPDFILFGKQSIDYYNEQIPGMVAAFLGVPSVTSVVKLTVEDKKVTCHREIEGGQEVVETTYPVVISAQKGLNEPRYPSLKGIMASKTKPITEVQPIAVAPAVETITMIKPQSKQSGKIVGADATAVPELVRLLHEEAKVI, encoded by the coding sequence ATGAAGTGCATAGTTTGCGTAAATCATGTTCCTGATACAGAAGCCAAGATTAAAGTTGGCGCTGATGGAAAGTATATTGATAAAACAGGCATAAACCATATTCTTAATCCGTACGACGAGTTTGCGACAGAAGCAATTCTTCAACTCAAAGAAAAAAACGGCGGAGAGACGATAGCGATTACGCTTGGCGGAGATTCGCACAAAGAAACTCTTCGCAAAGCTCTCGCGATGGGTGTTGATAAAGCCGTGCTTTTAAAAGATGATTCAGTCAGAGATTCTTTATCTGTGGCAAAAGCTCTTGCGGAAGAATTGAAAAAACATTCTCCCGATTTTATACTTTTCGGAAAACAATCAATAGATTATTATAACGAGCAAATTCCCGGAATGGTAGCCGCGTTCCTCGGTGTTCCGTCCGTGACTTCCGTCGTAAAATTGACGGTTGAAGATAAAAAAGTTACATGTCACCGCGAAATTGAGGGCGGGCAAGAAGTTGTTGAAACAACTTATCCGGTTGTCATTTCTGCGCAGAAAGGTTTGAACGAACCGCGTTATCCGTCGTTAAAGGGGATCATGGCATCAAAAACAAAACCGATTACAGAAGTTCAGCCGATAGCCGTAGCGCCCGCAGTTGAAACAATTACTATGATTAAACCTCAATCAAAACAATCAGGTAAGATTGTCGGTGCCGACGCGACAGCGGTACCGGAACTTGTGCGATTACTTCACGAGGAAGCGAAAGTCATATAA
- a CDS encoding ATP-binding protein — protein MLKSKKKTTVKLFKQALVLKSEPKEIIKVEHFLEKINNKLNLDEMRFNKLLVAATEAVNNGIIHGNKRDPRKKVKLTCTLKNSILTITVKDQGKGINPDTIPDPLSQENILRENGRGIFLMKSLMEKIVFKKSKTGSSVIMTMKI, from the coding sequence ATGTTAAAATCTAAAAAGAAAACTACAGTTAAATTGTTCAAACAAGCATTGGTTCTAAAAAGCGAGCCGAAAGAAATAATAAAAGTTGAACATTTCCTTGAGAAAATAAATAATAAATTGAATCTAGATGAAATGCGTTTCAACAAACTCCTTGTTGCTGCCACCGAAGCTGTGAATAACGGTATTATTCACGGCAACAAGCGCGACCCACGGAAAAAAGTTAAGCTTACATGTACATTGAAAAATTCTATATTGACAATAACTGTGAAGGACCAGGGAAAGGGAATAAATCCCGACACGATACCGGACCCGCTATCGCAAGAAAATATACTGCGCGAAAACGGGCGGGGAATATTTTTAATGAAATCGCTGATGGAAAAAATTGTTTTTAAGAAATCAAAAACAGGATCATCGGTGATTATGACAATGAAAATCTAA
- a CDS encoding SDR family NAD(P)-dependent oxidoreductase, giving the protein MNLGLQGKVIVVTGASKGIGKATALAFAEEGCRLALCARDEHELKLTADYIQMHLKTDVIAVKTNLTRLNDIRRFVTAIIKKFNRIDVLINNAGGAHVGGIVQTTDDDWEQHIQLKLLGYIKMAREVIPHMRKNGGGKIINIIGTAGKEPTPHFMVPGVTNAGLMNFTKSLAKELEPDNITVNALNPGTTDTPLTHETFKSLGLLWQKTPEEVRKIIESQLPQNRLATAEEIARVAVLFGSDSFGFINGVSLNIDAGKTPGLF; this is encoded by the coding sequence ATGAATTTAGGTCTTCAAGGAAAAGTTATCGTTGTAACCGGCGCGAGCAAAGGAATAGGTAAAGCAACAGCGCTTGCCTTTGCCGAAGAAGGATGCCGGCTGGCTCTGTGCGCCCGCGATGAACATGAATTGAAGCTGACCGCAGATTATATCCAGATGCATTTGAAGACCGATGTGATTGCGGTAAAAACAAATTTAACCCGTCTTAACGATATCCGCCGTTTTGTAACTGCCATTATCAAAAAGTTCAATCGGATCGATGTACTTATCAATAACGCGGGCGGTGCGCATGTCGGTGGAATAGTTCAAACGACTGACGACGATTGGGAACAACATATTCAACTAAAACTTCTTGGTTATATAAAAATGGCGCGTGAAGTTATACCTCACATGAGAAAAAACGGAGGTGGAAAAATTATCAACATCATCGGAACTGCCGGAAAAGAACCGACTCCCCATTTTATGGTTCCGGGGGTTACAAATGCCGGCTTGATGAATTTTACTAAATCTCTTGCGAAAGAACTCGAACCCGACAATATAACCGTTAACGCTTTGAACCCCGGCACAACCGATACGCCGCTTACGCATGAGACATTCAAATCGTTGGGTTTGCTTTGGCAAAAAACACCCGAAGAGGTTAGAAAGATTATTGAATCTCAATTGCCGCAAAACCGGCTTGCCACGGCTGAAGAAATTGCACGGGTTGCCGTATTGTTCGGGTCGGATTCGTTCGGGTTCATAAACGGAGTATCGCTAAACATTGATGCCGGAAAAACACCGGGTCTTTTTTAA
- a CDS encoding T9SS type A sorting domain-containing protein, which translates to MLNKSISFIFFLVFSILSPQIMIAQWINTNFPTNIYIRCFTSIGSNLFAGGSGGVYLSNDEGTNWFEVNNGLTNKDVFSLCVSGDNLFAGTGSGVFISTNNGENWNPANSGLPYIVSSLATMGSCLFAGSYNGVYISTNNGVSWQNVGLGSWSVKSLFSIDSIIFAPVYFGGDSGGVFLSSDYGLNWTRADSGLNSYYIYNFAAKDTIIFTATNNGVYKSTNYGKNWISVSLGLPITYDSYPCTLANGDTNLFVGLYGGGVFLSTNNGTSWNSINSGLGNPYVQTIFINGKHLFSSNYDPYVPVGNGGSVWKLSIAEMVVSVETISINQPKYYYLEQNYPNPFNPSTTIRYQLPNDCLVTIKVFNILGEEIKTLVDKYETAGHKSVELDASNLPNGVYYYRFQSGSPSSNSGKGFSDVKKMLLVK; encoded by the coding sequence ATGCTAAATAAATCAATATCATTTATTTTCTTTTTAGTTTTTTCAATTCTTTCTCCCCAGATAATGATAGCCCAATGGATTAATACAAATTTCCCTACAAATATTTATATTCGTTGTTTTACGTCCATCGGATCGAATCTCTTCGCTGGGGGTTCTGGCGGTGTTTATCTTTCAAATGACGAGGGCACAAATTGGTTCGAAGTGAATAACGGTTTGACAAATAAAGATGTATTTTCACTCTGCGTAAGTGGCGATAACCTTTTCGCGGGGACTGGATCTGGAGTTTTTATATCAACTAACAATGGCGAAAATTGGAACCCCGCAAATTCAGGCTTGCCTTATATTGTTTCTTCTCTTGCCACTATGGGCTCATGCCTTTTTGCTGGAAGTTATAATGGTGTTTATATTTCTACTAATAATGGAGTAAGCTGGCAAAATGTTGGTTTGGGTTCTTGGTCCGTAAAATCACTCTTCTCAATAGATTCAATAATTTTTGCACCAGTTTATTTCGGTGGTGATTCCGGAGGAGTTTTTCTATCATCTGATTATGGTTTAAATTGGACCAGAGCCGATTCCGGACTAAACTCTTATTATATTTATAATTTTGCAGCGAAAGACACAATTATCTTTACTGCAACTAATAATGGTGTTTACAAATCTACAAACTATGGTAAAAACTGGATTTCTGTTAGCCTAGGCTTACCAATTACTTATGACAGTTATCCGTGTACTCTTGCCAATGGCGATACTAATCTTTTTGTAGGGCTTTATGGCGGTGGTGTATTTCTTTCTACTAATAACGGAACAAGCTGGAATTCCATCAATTCCGGATTAGGGAATCCGTATGTGCAGACAATTTTTATAAATGGTAAGCACCTCTTTTCTAGCAATTATGATCCTTATGTTCCTGTTGGGAATGGAGGTAGCGTCTGGAAACTTTCAATTGCCGAAATGGTTGTTTCTGTAGAGACCATTTCAATCAATCAGCCGAAATACTATTATTTAGAACAAAATTATCCGAATCCATTTAATCCATCAACAACCATTCGATACCAATTACCCAACGATTGTTTGGTAACAATAAAAGTATTTAATATTCTTGGTGAAGAGATAAAAACACTTGTAGACAAATATGAAACTGCCGGACATAAATCAGTTGAATTGGATGCAAGCAATCTTCCGAACGGGGTCTATTATTATCGATTCCAATCCGGTTCCCCTTCGTCAAACTCAGGAAAAGGTTTCTCCGATGTCAAGAAAATGTTATTAGTTAAATAG
- a CDS encoding electron transfer flavoprotein subunit alpha/FixB family protein, with protein sequence MKILAFAEQRDGKFKKSAFEVTQAAAGVATKLNAELITVVVGNSLDGILSDLGKYGANKIIAIQDARLDRYSTTAYAKVIGEIAQKEGAAIIFFSATQMGKDVAPRVAAKLNAGLASDCIAIRIEGSEVIATRPVYAGKTLIEVKINSPVKIFALRSNVFTATPKDGAQVIVENVKPELTDADFASKVIDVKVAEGRPDVTEANIVVSGGRGMKGPEHFQLIEKLADILGGAVGASRAVVDAGWRTHDEQVGQTGKTVSPTLYIACGISGAIQHIAGMSSSKFIVAINKDKDAPIFQLADYGIAGDLFEILPPLTEEFKKLLGK encoded by the coding sequence ATGAAAATACTTGCATTTGCGGAACAACGCGACGGAAAATTTAAAAAATCTGCATTCGAAGTAACTCAAGCAGCGGCAGGCGTAGCCACAAAATTGAATGCCGAATTAATAACTGTGGTTGTTGGAAATTCTCTTGATGGAATATTGTCAGACCTTGGAAAATACGGGGCGAATAAAATTATTGCGATTCAGGATGCACGCCTCGATCGTTATTCAACAACGGCATACGCTAAAGTTATTGGTGAAATTGCGCAAAAAGAAGGTGCGGCAATTATATTTTTCTCTGCCACTCAGATGGGGAAAGATGTTGCGCCACGCGTCGCGGCAAAATTAAATGCCGGTCTCGCATCCGATTGTATTGCGATTAGAATTGAAGGATCTGAGGTAATCGCTACAAGACCGGTTTATGCGGGTAAAACGCTCATCGAGGTAAAAATAAATTCACCCGTCAAGATTTTTGCTCTTCGGTCAAACGTTTTTACCGCAACACCAAAAGATGGTGCGCAGGTTATAGTGGAGAACGTAAAACCGGAACTGACAGATGCTGATTTTGCATCCAAAGTAATTGATGTAAAAGTAGCAGAGGGCAGACCCGATGTTACCGAGGCGAATATTGTCGTATCGGGCGGCCGCGGCATGAAAGGTCCGGAACATTTTCAATTGATCGAAAAACTTGCAGATATTCTCGGCGGAGCAGTTGGCGCATCGAGAGCCGTTGTAGATGCCGGCTGGCGTACGCATGATGAACAGGTAGGGCAGACCGGTAAAACAGTTTCACCCACATTATATATTGCATGTGGAATATCAGGGGCAATTCAGCACATAGCAGGAATGTCTTCATCGAAATTTATTGTCGCCATCAATAAAGATAAGGATGCGCCGATATTTCAATTAGCAGATTATGGAATAGCCGGGGATTTATTTGAGATTCTTCCCCCTTTGACGGAAGAATTTAAAAAACTCCTCGGAAAATAA
- a CDS encoding bifunctional nuclease family protein: MERIQVDIMGLSTSPASGGAYALILKEVSGNRRLPIIIGAFEAQSIALEIEGIKPPRPLTHDLMKNIIETLGSELIEITIGELREGTFYATLSFDGQDIDARPSDAIALAVRFGVPIFVSDKVMEEASFLPESEEHEPEKTPPENRLTRLEALKAQLNEAVEREDYERAAQLRDQIKKLDL, translated from the coding sequence GTGGAAAGAATTCAAGTCGATATAATGGGATTATCAACGAGTCCGGCAAGCGGCGGGGCATACGCCCTCATTTTGAAAGAAGTCAGCGGTAATCGCCGACTTCCAATCATCATTGGCGCATTTGAAGCGCAGTCAATTGCTCTTGAAATCGAAGGTATAAAACCTCCGCGTCCACTCACTCACGATTTGATGAAAAATATTATTGAAACTCTCGGTTCTGAGTTGATAGAAATTACTATCGGTGAATTGCGTGAAGGAACATTTTACGCCACTCTAAGTTTCGACGGACAAGATATAGATGCGCGCCCCAGCGATGCAATAGCTCTTGCGGTTCGTTTTGGCGTTCCAATTTTTGTTTCGGATAAAGTGATGGAAGAAGCTTCGTTCCTGCCTGAAAGCGAAGAGCATGAACCCGAAAAAACCCCACCCGAAAACCGGTTAACCCGGCTTGAAGCACTTAAAGCACAACTTAATGAAGCTGTTGAACGCGAAGATTACGAGCGCGCCGCCCAACTCCGCGACCAGATAAAAAAATTAGATCTGTAG
- the fbp gene encoding class 1 fructose-bisphosphatase, with amino-acid sequence MSSTKKLMTLERFIHEQEHLYPSATGEFSELLHDLSVAAKLVWREVSKAGLVNILGSTGRTNASGDSVKKLDEFADETIYRAMDFSGHLCVMASEENEDILQIPEEYKSGGYVLLYDPLDGSSNIDANITIGSIFSIYKRVSPGGKGKLEDCLQQGLKQVAAGYIIYGSSTVFVYSTGRGVHGFTLDPSVGEFILSNEKIVIPQKGKIYSMNEGNYRNWDKGLQNYIQYITEDDKTTGRPYSLRYIGTMVGDAHRTLMYGGIFAYPGDKKNPDGKLRLCYECNPMAYIIEQAGGRAIDGKKRILEVQPTALHQHTPVFLGSVEDVNLCEEFLQGKR; translated from the coding sequence ATGAGTAGTACAAAAAAATTAATGACATTGGAACGCTTCATTCACGAGCAGGAACACCTGTACCCGTCGGCAACGGGTGAATTTTCTGAACTTCTTCATGATCTTTCGGTTGCCGCCAAACTTGTATGGCGCGAAGTAAGCAAGGCGGGGCTCGTGAATATTCTTGGATCAACCGGCCGCACAAACGCAAGCGGTGACAGTGTGAAAAAACTTGATGAGTTTGCCGATGAAACAATTTACCGCGCGATGGATTTCAGCGGTCATCTTTGCGTTATGGCATCTGAAGAGAATGAAGACATTCTGCAAATCCCTGAAGAATATAAATCGGGTGGTTATGTTTTACTTTACGACCCGCTCGATGGATCATCAAACATCGATGCTAATATTACAATAGGTTCGATCTTCAGCATTTACAAAAGAGTTTCTCCTGGCGGCAAGGGTAAGTTGGAAGATTGTCTGCAGCAGGGATTGAAACAAGTTGCCGCCGGATATATTATTTATGGATCGAGCACCGTATTTGTTTATTCTACCGGACGCGGTGTGCACGGTTTCACTCTCGATCCCAGCGTTGGTGAGTTTATTCTTTCGAATGAAAAAATTGTCATTCCTCAAAAAGGAAAAATCTACAGCATGAACGAAGGCAACTACCGCAACTGGGACAAAGGTTTACAAAATTATATTCAGTATATAACCGAAGATGATAAAACTACCGGCAGACCATACTCATTGCGATACATCGGAACAATGGTTGGCGACGCTCACCGAACCCTTATGTATGGCGGTATCTTTGCCTATCCGGGTGATAAAAAAAATCCGGATGGTAAATTACGTTTATGTTACGAGTGTAATCCAATGGCGTATATAATAGAACAGGCAGGCGGCAGAGCTATAGACGGGAAGAAGCGCATACTTGAAGTTCAGCCGACAGCGCTCCACCAGCATACACCTGTGTTTTTGGGAAGCGTTGAAGATGTTAATTTATGTGAAGAGTTTTTGCAGGGGAAAAGGTAG
- a CDS encoding four helix bundle protein — translation MYQDIVERTFNFGVKIVNLTSKLPQSREGYVLGKQLLRSGTSIGANVEEAESGYTKDVFTYKMNIALSEARETHYWLRMIDAIKFIEQFSLNEMISEADEIKRILGAIVSKARNKSKR, via the coding sequence ATGTATCAGGATATTGTTGAAAGAACTTTTAATTTTGGAGTTAAAATAGTAAACCTAACTTCGAAACTTCCACAATCAAGAGAAGGATACGTACTTGGCAAACAATTGCTTCGATCTGGAACTTCTATCGGCGCCAACGTTGAAGAAGCCGAATCTGGATATACTAAAGATGTTTTTACTTATAAAATGAATATTGCACTTAGCGAAGCCAGAGAAACTCATTATTGGTTGAGGATGATTGATGCAATAAAATTTATCGAACAATTTTCTCTAAATGAAATGATCTCTGAAGCTGATGAGATTAAAAGAATTCTCGGCGCTATTGTTAGCAAAGCTCGTAATAAATCTAAAAGGTAA
- a CDS encoding ABC transporter ATP-binding protein gives MVDEEILGKAYDTRLMKRLIKYLKPYKWHVVLGIFLSVIVSGMEAVRPWFTKYAVDTNIANNDKQGLLITAVAFLGLLIFRGMVQYASAYLTQWIGQKTIYDLRMQIFTHLQNLSIKYFDSNPIGRLITRVTNDVEVLNEMFSSGIVMVFSDVFTIIGILWFMFSMSWELALLSLSVLPLLFYGTFLFRKKAREAYREVRLQIARINTFMQEHITGMIVDQIFNREKKSHEKFSGINASHRDANIKSIFYYALFYPGVDLIGAIAIGLIIWYAGIDALKGSLTIGTVIAFFQFNEMFWRPIRDLSEKYNIMQTAMASSERIFKLLDDRSVIPNPVSPVSLEKVRGEIEFRNVWFAYIGEDWVLKNVSFKINPGETAAFVGHTGAGKTSIINLICRFYEFQRGEILIDGTDIRAINKEDLRKQMAIVLQDVFLFSGDIKSNINLGNDDISMDRIKAAARVVGANRFIEKMPNQYDEEVKERGATLSVGQKQLISFARALAVHPKILILDEATSSIDTETEILIQQAIKKLLQGRTSIVIAHRLSTIQRANKIIVMHKGEIREMGTHQELLAMEGIYYKLYKLQYKEQEGKTIK, from the coding sequence ATGGTTGACGAAGAAATCCTCGGTAAGGCATACGATACCCGCTTGATGAAGCGGCTGATAAAGTATTTGAAGCCGTATAAATGGCATGTTGTGCTTGGAATTTTCTTGAGCGTAATCGTTTCGGGAATGGAAGCGGTGCGCCCGTGGTTCACCAAATATGCCGTAGATACAAATATTGCCAACAATGATAAACAGGGTTTGCTCATTACGGCTGTCGCGTTTCTCGGGTTGCTGATTTTCAGGGGGATGGTGCAATATGCAAGCGCATATCTTACACAATGGATCGGACAAAAAACAATTTATGATCTAAGGATGCAGATATTTACGCACCTCCAGAATCTCAGTATTAAATATTTCGACAGCAATCCTATTGGACGGCTGATAACACGCGTAACAAACGACGTTGAAGTGTTGAATGAAATGTTTTCGTCCGGCATTGTTATGGTATTCAGCGATGTCTTTACGATTATCGGAATTCTCTGGTTTATGTTTTCGATGAGCTGGGAGCTTGCATTATTATCTCTCAGTGTTTTGCCGCTGTTGTTTTACGGCACGTTTCTTTTCAGGAAAAAAGCGCGTGAGGCATATCGCGAAGTGCGTTTACAAATCGCACGCATCAATACTTTTATGCAGGAACATATAACAGGCATGATAGTCGATCAGATATTCAACCGTGAAAAAAAATCACACGAAAAGTTTTCGGGTATAAACGCCTCTCATCGCGATGCAAATATTAAATCTATCTTCTATTATGCGCTGTTCTATCCGGGCGTCGATCTTATCGGCGCAATTGCCATCGGACTTATCATCTGGTACGCTGGAATAGATGCGTTGAAAGGATCCCTTACGATTGGAACCGTGATTGCGTTTTTCCAGTTCAATGAAATGTTCTGGCGACCCATACGCGATCTATCTGAAAAATATAACATCATGCAAACCGCCATGGCATCATCGGAGCGGATATTCAAACTTCTCGATGATCGGTCGGTAATTCCGAATCCCGTATCGCCGGTATCGCTTGAAAAAGTGCGTGGTGAAATTGAATTCCGGAACGTCTGGTTTGCTTATATTGGCGAGGACTGGGTTTTAAAAAATGTTTCTTTTAAAATCAATCCGGGTGAAACTGCCGCTTTCGTTGGTCATACTGGCGCTGGTAAAACCAGCATTATTAATCTGATTTGCAGGTTTTATGAATTCCAGCGGGGAGAAATTCTTATTGACGGCACGGATATACGCGCTATAAATAAAGAGGATCTCAGAAAACAAATGGCTATTGTTTTGCAGGATGTTTTTCTTTTTTCGGGAGACATCAAATCAAACATCAATTTAGGCAACGATGATATTTCCATGGATCGGATAAAAGCTGCGGCGAGGGTTGTTGGTGCGAACAGATTCATAGAAAAAATGCCGAACCAGTATGATGAAGAAGTAAAAGAACGCGGCGCAACATTATCGGTCGGACAAAAACAATTGATTTCATTTGCCCGCGCGCTTGCTGTTCATCCTAAAATTTTAATACTCGATGAGGCAACATCGAGCATCGACACTGAAACCGAAATACTTATTCAGCAGGCGATTAAAAAATTATTGCAGGGGAGAACGTCGATTGTAATAGCGCACAGGTTATCGACCATACAGCGGGCGAATAAAATAATAGTGATGCATAAAGGTGAAATCCGCGAGATGGGAACACATCAGGAGCTTTTAGCGATGGAGGGAATTTATTATAAACTGTACAAGCTGCAGTATAAAGAGCAGGAAGGCAAAACTATAAAATAA